The sequence TCTACCTGCAGTAAAGTGTTACTGTGGAAGTTATATCTGTGGTGACTTTACAATCTACGACCTCAAATGTTGGGCTACGCTAGAGCGGGGATGGGCGGACTGGAggggtgtcacacttttgcccatccctagcaaacacggctgattcaggtgtgttagctggggcaaaagtgtgacgcCAATCAGGTCCCCGAGTACTGGAGTTGTCCATCCCTATGCCAgagtaaaagggctttattaagtTCATAAggtatttctaagttatattcttcaagaatagaTGTATTTCACTGCATGCATTAACCACTGGAGAACAGGAAGTAtccctaacctctgacctctgacgtcTGACCCTTGACTTCCAGGCACCATAGAGATTCCGGTGTTGCGGCAGGGGAGTGACCTGTCGTCAGTGACCTCTGTGTGGTGTGCCACGCGCCCCTCGGATCCCCCCTCCGCCACCCCCGGGGTCGACTACATCCCCTCCTCCAGGAAGGTGGAGTTCAAAGCTGGCAAGACTATGGAGGTACATTTTTGTATTTACCTTACTTTTAACAGGAAGTCCCAATGAGATCAAGGTCTCTTtaacaggaagtcccattgagaccaaggtctctttaacAGAAAGTCCCATTGAGATCAAGGTCTCTTTAACAGGAAGTCCcaatgagaccaaggtctctttaacAGGAAATCCCAATGAGATCAAGGTCTCTTtaacaggaagtcccattgagaccaaggtctctttactcctgcctcctctaaccaactagctacctgcctcctctaacctaCTAGTctaacctgcctcctctaaccactaggctacctgcctcctctaaccactagtctacctgcctcctctaaccactaggctacctgcctcctctaaccactagtctacctgcctctctaaccactaggctacctgcctctctaaccagcTAGCCTctactgcctcctctaaccactagtcaaccctgcctcctctaaccactatctacctgcctctctaaccactagtctacctgcctcctctaaccactagctacctgctcctctaaccactaggtcttacctgctcctctaaccactagtctacctgcctcctctaaccactagtctacctgctcctctaaccactagtctacctgcctcctctaaccactaggctacctgcctctctaaccactagtctacctgcctcctctaaccactagtctacctgcctcctctaacactagtctacctgcctcctctaaccactagtacctgcctcctctaaccactagtctacctgctcctctaaccactaggctacctgcctcctctaaccactagtctacctgcctcctctaaccactaggctacctgcctcctctaacactagactacctgcctccctaaccactagtctactgcctcctctaaccactagactatacctgcctcctctaaccatagtctatacctgcctcctctaaccactagtctacctgcctcctctaaccactagtctacctgcctcctctaaccactaggctaccctgcctcctaaaaccactagtctacctgcctcctctaaccactagtctacctgcctcctctaaccactagtctacctgcctcctctaaccactaggctactgcccctctaaccactagtctacctgcctcctctaaccactagtctacctgcctcccttaaccactagtctacctgcctcctctaaccactaggctacctgcctcctctaaccactaggctacctgcctcctctaaccactaggctacctgcctcctctaaccactagtctacctgcctcctctaaccactagtcctacctgcctcctctaaccactagcacctgctcctctaaccactaggctacctgcctcctctaaccactaggcctacctgcctcctctaaccacgtCTACCTGCccctaaccactagtctacctgcctctctaacactAGATACcagcctcctctaaccactagtctacctgcctcctctaaccactagtctacctgctcctctaaccactatctacctgcctcctctaaccactagactaccagcctcctctaaccactagtctacctgcctcctctaaccactagtctactgcctcctctaaccactagtctacctcctcctctaaccactagtctacctgcctcctctaaccatatctacctgcctcctctaaccactagtctacctgcctcctctaaccactaaggctacctgcctctctaaccactaggctacctgcctcctctaaccactagtctacctgcctccttaaccactagactacctgctctctaaccactagtctacctgcctcctctaaccatagtctacctgctcctctaaccactagacctgctcctctaaccactagactctacctgccgctccataatggctaccaaaggtgcttccaccaagtattaactctggggtgtaaAGACAGACAGATACAATCAAGACATCTTCTATATATTTCTTCCATCTTGAAAATGCgtagtaggttgtgtagatctttggggggggggggggggggtcgagttGAATGCTTTTTTAGATGTAATTTTaaagcagcaaaatgtgaagactgtaatGGGTGTGTTGACTTTCACTAGTGACTGCGTACAACTCGTTCATAAAAAAGAAAAGCACAGAGATCAGTGACGCCTGTGTGATGCTTACCGTCCTCGTCGTTAGTGATGGTTACCGTGACGATGTCACTAACTCCCACATGGCCCCGCTCCAGTGGTCCCCCAGCGGCGTCCCAAGATGCACCTGGAACTCCTCCTCTGGCTCGAACACAGAGTCGTCATTGATGTGCACCGTGCAGTTTTTAACCtggaccatcatcatcatcattatcgtcaaacaacatcaacatcatcatcaatacatcatcatcatcatcatcatcataacatCAAAGCCAACTTTATTGGTCTAGGAGTGCTATATACAGAAGGTTGTGTTTTAATCCCATTGGGCAGAGTGCTATATGTAGCAACTATTATAACTGCTGTGAAGAATCTCTGTGGCTTGACAAAGAACCTACCTTCTCTCCCTTGAGGAAGGCGATACGTGAGTCGTctgtgttcctcctctcctcgaaGTCGTCCATGACCATGGCAGACATGGTGCGCGTGAAGCACGGACAGAGGACTCCACTGTCAGGTCTCCCGTTCGAACGATGGAGACGTTCAGCACGccctccttctccttcacctTGTACGCCGTCTTCTCCAAACTGCATGCTGGGTACTGAGAGGATGGCATTGTGGGGTAAATGAGTAGGGATTATGATTGAGGAAGTAGTGTACGATGAAACTACAATTTCAGATGGAGCTCTCTGTTTTCCAAAACTCagtcctgacccccccccccccccctcccagcactacacagctgactcaatCAACCAACTCATCNNNNNNNNNNNNNNNNNNNNNNNNNNNNNNNNNNNNNNNNNNNNNNNNNNNNNNNNNNNNNNNNNNNNNNNNNNNNNNNNNNNNNNNNNNNNNNNNNNNNNNNNNNNNNNNNNNNNNNNGATAGAATGTAGATTTTAgagttttttttcaattttattaTTTTACGAGTTATTGGAACCCCCTTCCCCTAGAAGACAGGTGGCGTCTACTACCCTATAAACTTGTCTGTACGTGTGTCTTGTGTGTCGGACTAACCTACGTACTTTGTGTTGGTGTGATTGTGGACAAGTTTTCTGGCGGGGGGTGGGGAATGGGAAATACCACCAGACCACACGAGGCATGTTAGAATCGATGGCAATCCCCAAAAATCTTACGGAATTTGTGTGTTTGTCAGGTGTGTCTGGTAGTGGATTGGGCGGGGGGGAAGGCTTTGGGACGCCTACGTGTGTGTTGTGgctggtgttagtgtgtgtgtgtggtgtgtgtggtctgtgtgtgtgtgtgtgtgtgtgtgtgtgttgtgtgtggtgtgtggtgtgtgtgtgtgtgtgtgtttgtgtgtgtgtgtgtgtgtgtggtgtgtgtgttgtaggtatTGGTACACGTACGATCCAAGGTAATCAGTGATGACCACGGAGGCTTCGAAGGGTCGAGGGAGCCACGCCccctgaggggaggagaggaacactACAAAAGACTCCGCCCCCTTCAATGGCTGGGTCTGAATGTCATTCCATGATGGTCAGACTGCAtgtctggggaagagagagataagagagataaaggagagataagagagataagagagagataagagagaatagagaggagaagagaagagagaggagagaggagagaggagagagagagagagagagagagagagagagagagagagacgagagagagagagagagaggagagagagagaggaggagaagagagagagagagagagaggagagagagagaagaggagagagagagagagagagagagagagagagaagaagagaagagagagagagagaagagagataagagagagagaaagagagagagagaaagagagagagaaggatgagagagagcataagagagagaagagagataagagagagaagagatgagagacgagagagagaagagagagaagagagagagagggaaagagacggaCCATGACACTAAATTCCTACCCTCAATACAAAAAGCAACACAAGACGAAAAACTTTTAGGAAATGTATTTATCAATGACATTGTATTGTATCTTAATGTCAACACATCTATGAAGTCAAATGCTTTGATTATACCTGCTCTTGAAAATGCTAATCTGACATTTCATAAAATGTATCATTAAACTGGTAAATAAACACAGGGACTGCTTTTAGAGTCAATGATAGACTCTGCGGTCTATTACCATAGCAACGTAGTTTAATTACAGGTGACAGGTTCactacacatcactgcattcgtTACCAGAAAGTAGGCTGTCCCTCTTTGAGGTGTCGTAGGTCAATTCCCACTGTACACTAACATTTTTAATATACTTATATGTAAGAGTTAGCATACCGGTCTTCAAATGTTGATAAGGAATGTATTTGTTTCTCTTCAGTGTTTcgttaatttaatatttttttgtattttgtaaattGTTTACATGCAGGGCTTCCTgttaaagagaccttggtctcaatgggacttcctgttaaagagaccttggtctcaatgggcttCCTgttaaagagaccttggtctcaatgggacttcccgttaaagagaccttggtctcaatgggacttcctgttaaagagaccttggtctcaatgggacttcccgttaaagagaccttggtcgtcaatgggacttcctgttaAAGAGAACGTGGTCTCAATGGACTTCCTgttaaagagaccttggtctcaatgggacttcctgtttaaagagaccttggtctcattgGGACTCCGTTacagagaccttggtctcaatgggacttcctgttaAAGacgaccttggtctcaatgggacttccttTAAGGACCTTGGTCTCATTGGGACTTCCTGTTAAGAGACctttggtctcaatgggacttcctgttaaagagaccttggtctttATGGGACTTCCTGTTAAAGAGACCtgtggtctcaatgggacttcctgttaaagagaccttggtctcaatggacTTCTgttaaagagaccttggtctcaatgggacttcctgttaAAGAGACATTGGTCTCAATGGGGCTTCcttaaagagaccttggtctcaatgggacttcaTGTTAAAGAGACCTTGTCTCAATGGGACTTCTGtttaaagagaccttggtctcaatgggacttcctgtttaagagaccttggtctcatgTGGGACTTTCTGTTAaggaccttggtctcaatgggacttcctgtttTAAGAGACCGTTTGGTCTTTTTATGGGACTTCCTGTTAAGAGACCTTGATCTTTTTTGGGACTCTCCTGTctgagaccttggtctcaatgggacttcctgttaaagagaccttggtctcaatgggacttcctgttaAAGAGACATTGGTCTCAATGGGGGCTTCCTGTTAAAGAGACCTTTGGTCTCAATTGGACTTCAttgttgcaggtagcctagtggttagaggaggcaggtagactagtggttagaggaggcaggtagcctagtggttagaggaggcaggtagactagtggttagaggaggcaggtagcctagtggttagaggaggcaggtagcctagtggttagagctttggaccagtaactgaaaggttgctggatagaatccctgagctgacaaggtaaaaaaaaactgtcgttctgcccctgaacaaggccccactgttccccggtaggctgtcattgtaaataagaatttgttcttaactgacttgcctagttaaataaaggttacatttttattttttatttattacagctgtgaatcattttgaataaggtTCTAACAACTCTTAACGCAACATATGTCCATTGTTTTCGTCAAAATTGTATTAATTAGGAACATtgacgataaaaaaaaaaatcacttcgaAAAAtatggagtaggttgtgtagatcggtAGGGAAAAAAGAGGAAATTGAATCCCTTTTTAGATGTAATTTTAAGGTAGCAACATGTGAAGACTGTGTAAGGGGTGTGTAGACCTTCACTAGCGATCAGTAAAGTTACAAACTCGGAGTTGATAGTTTGAGAACACTGACTTTGTATAGCATGTACTACATTGCCTAAGATAACAGCATTGTTCTACAttacaaacagaaacacagggcAACACTTTTACATAGACAAAAAAAACTcagtcaatgtaaaaaaaaatatgcattgcATGTTCAATTTCACATTTTAATTGTACCTTTTTGTACTTCCCCAGCACCCACCATAGAGTTCGAGCAGACGTCCTACCAGGTGCGGGAGCCCCCCGGGCCAGACGGCATCGAGGTGCTTAACATCAAGGTGGTCAGGACAGGAGACCAGGACCGCACCTCCAAGGTCCGCTGCAGCACCCGGGACGGATCAGCCCAGTCCGGAATGGACTATAACCCCAAGAGCAGAGTCCTCAAATTCACCCCTGGTCAGTAAGACTTATTGAAAAGGAACACTATGGGTAGTATAGTAAGTATATCTGGCTACAAGAACCTCATAGCCAGTCACATTCCCTTTAGTGATTGCTCAGACTGGGtcctgtatatttgtattcaCCCGTTTCAGAGGGATTTTGACaggaaatgtaatacatttttacagtattgAAGGTATTTTACATCACATGTCAACGATGCAGCATAAGGAAATATTGACTTTACTTTTTTTGGTCTTTCCATGAAGGCATGGACCACATCCTGTTCAAAGTGGAGATTCTGTCCAATGAGGACAGGGAGTGGCACGAGTCCTTCTCATTGGTCCTCGGTCCTGACGACCCGGTGGAGGCAGTGCTTGGAGAGATCACCACGGCAACAGTCACCATCCTGGACCAGGAAGCAGCAGGGAGTCTCATTCTCCCGGCCACGCCCATCGTAAGGAGCATTACTTAATTCAATCTGAATTATTATGTAATTTctataaaattattattttcagaacTTGACAGAAAAAGAgccaagacaaaaaaacataaacTTTAAACTTTCCCTCAAAGATTGTAGCCACAGATACTTACAGTATCTTCTCTGGCCTAAAGCCTACCTTTAATGTATGATTGATGATGTGACATATTTCACGTTAAACCCTTTCTTCTGTTATCAgtcttgaataaaaaaaataggaatTGACCCCAATCAATTAGACTCACTCCAacacccaccctccctccctctcccaggtgGTATCTCTGTCAGACTATGACAACGTGGCTGAGGTGTCTAAGGAGGGCAGTAAGAAGCAGCCGTCGCCTGGCTACCCCTTGGTGTGTGTGACGCCCTGTGACCCTCACTACTCCAAATACTCTGTGATGAGGGAGCGCTGTGACGAGGCAGGCATCAACCAGACCTCTGTTCACTTCTCCTGGGAGGTGGCTGCCCCTACAGACACCAACGGGGCCAGGTCACCCTTCGAGACCGTCACTGATACCACACCCTATACTGGTGTTAACCATATGGTGAGTAGTtgagtagtagtcgtagtagtagcagtatagtagtagtagcagtagcagtagtagcagtatagtagtagtagtatcagtagtagcaatatagtagtagtatcagtagtagcagtatagtagtagtagtagtattagcagtagtagcagtagtagtagtagtagtagtagtagtagtagtagtagtagtagtagtagtagtagtagtagcagtggtagtattagtatagtagtagtatagtagtagcagtagcagtggtagtagtggtagtagtagtactagtatagtagtagtagtatagtagtagtagtagcagtatcagtagtagtatagtagtagcagtagcagtagtagtagctgtatagtagtagtagtagtagtagtagtagtagtagtagtactagtagtagtagcagcagcactatagtagtagtagtagtagtagtagtagtgatattagCAGTGGTAgaagtgatagtagtagtagtagtagtgatattagcagtggtagtagtagtgatattagcagtggtagtagtgatagtagtggtagtgatagtgatagtagtagtagtgatagtagcagtagtagtgatagtgatagtagcagtagtagtagtagtagtagtgatagttgtAGTAGTGATATTGGTAGTAGCGattagtgatagtagtagtgatagtagtagtagtagtagtagtgatagtagtagtt comes from Salvelinus sp. IW2-2015 unplaced genomic scaffold, ASM291031v2 Un_scaffold6853, whole genome shotgun sequence and encodes:
- the LOC112079075 gene encoding extracellular matrix organizing protein FRAS1; translated protein: MGLPVKENVVSMDFLLKRPWSQWDFLFKETLVSLGLRYRDLAPTIEFEQTSYQVREPPGPDGIEVLNIKVVRTGDQDRTSKVRCSTRDGSAQSGMDYNPKSRVLKFTPGMDHILFKVEILSNEDREWHESFSLVLGPDDPVEAVLGEITTATVTILDQEAAGSLILPATPIVVSLSDYDNVAEVSKEGSKKQPSPGYPLVCVTPCDPHYSKYSVMRERCDEAGINQTSVHFSWEVAAPTDTNGARSPFETVTDTTPYTGVNHMVLDSIYFSRRFHVRCVAQARDKSGHLGTPLRSNIATIGTEGSICHTPVTTGTARGFQAQSFIASLKYLDVKHKEHPNR
- the LOC112079076 gene encoding extracellular matrix organizing protein FRAS1-like, encoding MQFGEDGVQGEGEGGRAERLHRSNGRPDSGVLCPCFTRTMSAMVMDDFEERRNTDDSRIAFLKGEKVKNCTVHINDDSVFEPEEEFQVHLGTPLGDHWSGAMWELVTSSR